The Pectobacterium sp. A5351 genome contains the following window.
CTATCGCAGGTCATCAATGCGATATGGCGCTCAGCCAGACCTCGCCCGCTGTCCAGCATCAGGCACATCTGCAACAAGCTGACGTTCAGCCACTATCGTCTCACGCTCAGCATACGGCTGAAGCGTCTTACACTGCCGACCAGCAAACACCACTGTGCGAAAAGCACTGCATACCGGATAGCGTTAAGCAGGATAACGATTCGCTGGCATTACTCGCACTGCCGGTCAGCGGTGAACTGGTTTTAGCGGATAACCCTGTCCCGCTTAATCAGGCATGCGATGCCTGGCTCTCTCCTCCCGCAGTTGGCCCTCCGGCTGAGATCCGCTTCTGTCGATTCAGAGAATAACCCAAGCGATTGATAACCCCTGCGCCAGCGAGCGCAACACCTTGTTTATCAATTATTTTTACACTCCAAATAATTCGAGTTTCAGGAAGGCGGCAAGAGAAGGCATCCCGATGAGCTTACTCAGGTAAGTGATTCGGGTGACTGAACGCGGCCAACGCACATGCAACTTGAAGTATTACGAGTATATTGGGATTATTTTATGCGTATCACCTATATGGCTCTGCTCAGCAGCCTGATTTTTGCTGTTTCTTCCGTTACTTTTCCCGCGTGGGCAAACGACCACCAGCATCATGCGATGATGCATACCACACCTCCTGCGGCCACTCCCGTTATTTATCAGAGCACCGGGATCGTTAAACAGTGGAACGCCGACAGTGTGACGCTCTCTCACGCCCCCATTGTCGACCTAAAATGGCCAGCTATGACGATGGCCTTCACGCTGCCATCAGAGGGAAAAATAGCGCCGTTACCCATCAACACGTCCGTTTCGTTCAGCTTTATCCAGAACGACAGCGGCTACATTCTGACCGCGATTACACCACAGCAGCCTTAACCGGAGCACATCATGAACTTATCCAAACACGATGCCACGCGCGCGTGTCTGGCGATGTTGCTGTGGCTGCCTGCCGCCGTATTTGCGGCAGACCTGAGTCTTGAACAGGCTTTACAGGCGGCGGAACGTTATTCCGCCGATCTGTCGGCCAATCAACACCAGATTAACGCGCTACAGAACATGGCCGACTCCGCCACACAACTTCCCGATCCCAAATTGAAATTTGGCGTCGAAAATTTGCCATTGGGCGGTAACAACGGTAGCCGACTCACGCGTGAAGGCATGACGATGCAGCGCATCGGCGTCATGCAAACCTACGTCAGCAGCCGTAAACGCGATAGCAAAGCGCAGGCTATTCGGGTCGAAGCCGACGCGCTGCAAAGTAATAGCGAAAGTATCCGCGCGCGCCTGCAGCGGGAAACGGCACAGGCATGGCTGGATCTGGCGCTCTCACAGAGAGCATTGGCCGACGTCGCTGCGCTGGTCAACGAAAGCCAGCGGCAGATCGCGTCACAAAAAGCGAATGTGGCGGCAGGCGGTGAAACCAGTAGCGTACTGGATGCTCGTCTGACGCTGGCAACCATGCAGGACAAGCTGGCCGACGCCGAACGAGATACTCAGATCGCGCACGCCCGACTAGTGCAGCTTACCGGCATGACGGCAATTAACGTGCAAGGCGAACTGCCCCGTTTTGAACGACTGCCAGCATCACCAGAGATGCTGAGCAGCGCCATTCACCAGCACCCGGAAATGCAACAGGCGCAGCGTGAAGCCGAACTGGCTCAGGCTCGCTCCGCACAGTCAGCGGTTGCCGCCATCCCTAATGTCGATGTTGAAGTCTATTACGCAAAACGTGGGGACGATTACGACGACATGGCGGGCATGATGGTGACGGTCGATCTGCCGCTGTTCACATCCAAGCGTCAGGATAAGGACTACGCCGCGGATGTCTCTCGCAGCATGGAAGCGCGCGACAAAGTCTTGCTCACCGAACGAGAACATCAGGCGCAACTCGATACGCTAATAGCTCAATATCAAGCCGCACAGTCACGCTGGCAGCGCCAGAGCAACGAGGTTCTCCCTCTCCAACAGCAGCGCATCAAACTGATTCAGGCTCAGTATCAATCCGGCAGCAGTAATCTTTCCGCCGTACTAGATGCCCGTCGGGCGTTACTCGAAAGCCGGATTGCCGTTCAGGATACCGCTCGGGAGATGGCGCAATATTGGGCTGCCATCCGTTATCTGACACCACAAGGAAGCCCTACGCGATGAGCAAAACAGTCACGAACAAATCATTGATGTTTAGCCTGATGACACTGGCTATTCTCAGTGCAGGTGGCGTGGGCTATCTGGTTGGCAAACAGCAAACGCCGCACTCGCCTTCTACCGCAGAGCCAGAACGTGCCGTTCTCTATTGGTATGACCCGATGGTGCCGGATAAACGTTTCGACAAACCGGGGAAATCCCCGTTTATGGATATGGAATTGGTGCCCCGCTACGCCGATGAAGTACAGGGTGATGGCAGTATCACCGTCAGCGCCCGTCAGCAGCAGAACCTCGGCGTTCGCACTGCCCACGCGGAAATACGTGAACTTGTCGACCGCAGTACGGGTTACGGCACCGTCGCGATCAACGAGCGTGGATTGCACACGCTCGTCGCGCCCAGCGGCGGCATTGTCGAAAAACTCACGGTCAATGCCCTGCAACAGCAGGTGAAGAAAGGCGAGACACTCGCCACGTTGTGGAACCCGACATGGGCGGCGGCGCAGCGTGAATATCTGGCGGTACGACAGTTGGGCGACGACGTTCTGACCCAATCAGCCCGCCAGCGACTAGCACTGCTGTTCATGCCGGAAACGGTTATTCGTCAAGTCGAGCGTAGCGGCAAGCCGCAGGATCGAATCGCCATTACCGCGCCGGAAGACGGCTACGTGAATAAGCTTGAAGTACGGCAAGGCATGCAGTTAAGCCCTGCCCAGCCGTTATTTGAACTTGCCAGCCTGAATCCGGTTTGGGTCGATGTCGATTATCCCGAGACTCAGGCGGCTCAGCTCACTCTCGGCAGCGACATCAGCGCCACCAGCCGTGCCTGGCCGGACAAAACCTTCCACGGCAAAATCAGCGAACTGCTACCCGTGCTGGACAGTACCACACGCACGCTAAAAGCCCGTGTCGTGCTGGATAACCCGCAACAGCAGCTTAAACCCGGCATGTACCTCACCGTGCAGCTTTCTCACGCTCAGGCAGAGCCGCGTCTGGCAATCCCACAGGAAGCACTATTGGTCAGTGGTAGCCAAAACCGGGTCTTGCTAAGCGATGGCAATGGCCATTTCACTCCGCGTAACATCACTGCGGGCGCGTCGCTAGGCGATTGGGTCGAAATTATCGATGGGTTGAAGGCTGGCGACAGCGTGGTCACCTCCGGTCAGTTCCTGATTGATTCCGAAGCCAGCCTGCGCAACGCCCTGCCGCAATTTGCTACTGACACATCGACAGCCTCCGCTGCTCCCGTCGGCTATCAAACTCAGGGTGTGATCAAAGCGATAAATGGCAATCAGGTCACCATTGAACATGAAGCCGTTCCGGCGCTCAACTGGTCACCGATGACGATGGATTTCACGCTGCCATCATCAGGGCTACCTCAGGGCGTGGGAATCGGCAGCACCGTCAGTTTCCAGTTCAGCATGGACGACAGCGGGATACACGTCCTGCATTTTTTACCCGCTGACGATCCGCATGCCGGGCACGGAGGCCATCCATGATTGCCTACATGATTCGCTGGTCGCTCAACAATCGCCTGCTGGTTTTACTGGCGGCGCTGTTCATGGCGGCGTGGGGACTGCTCTCTCTGCAAAAAACGCCGCTGGATGCTCTCCCCGATCTGTCTGACGTGCAGGTCATCATTCGCGTCAGCTATCCGGGGAAAGCGCCGCAGGTGGTGGAAAATCAGGTGACCTATCCGCTCACCACCACCATGCTTTCCGTGCCGGGTGCCAAGACAGTCAGGGGCTTTTCCATGTTCGGCGATGCCTACGTCTACGTGCTGTTTGAGGACGGAACCGATCCTTACTGGGCGCGCTCGCGCGTGCTGGAATATCTCAGTCAGGTACAATCCAGCCTGCCCGCCGAGGCCAAAACCTCGCTTGGCCCGGATGCTACCGGCGTTGGCTGGATCTACGAATACGCGCTGGTCGATCGCAGCGGCAAATACAGTCTGGCCGACCTGCGCGGATTTCAGGATTGGCTGCTGAAATATGAGCTGAAAACGGTTCCTGATGTGGCAGAAGTCGCCAGCGTGGGCGGCATGGTCAAGCAATATCAGATCGTCGTCGATCCGGAACGGATGCGGACGCAGGGCATCACCCACCAGCAGATCGTGAGTGCCGTGCAGGCAGCCAATCAGGAAAATGGCGGTTCGGTGCTGGAACTGGGTGAAGCGGAGTATATGGTACGCACCACTGGCTACCTGAAAACCGTGCAAGACTTTAACCACGTGGTGATTACCACCCGTAACGGCATTCCTGTGCTGTTACAGGATGTGGCTACGCTCAGAGAAGGGCCGGAGATGCGGCGCGGCATCGCCGAACTGAATGGCGAAGGTGAAGTGGCGGGCGGTATTATCGTCCTGCGCTATGGTAAAAATGCGCTGAATACGCTGCATGCTGTCAAAGCACGGTTACAGGAGATACAAAAAAGCCTGCCAGCGGGCGTTGAGATCGTCCCAACCTACGATCGCTCGCAGTTGATAGAACACGCTATCGACACGCTCAGCTTTAAGCTGCTGGAAGAATTTGCCGTTGTCGCCGTCATCTGCGCACTGTTTCTGTTCCACTTCCGCTCGGCGCTGGTAGCGATTATCAGCCTGCCGCTGGGAATTTTAGGGGCATTTATCATCATGCGCTATCAGGGCGTGAACGCGAATATCATGTCGCTGGGCGGAATCGCGATTGCCATCGGCGCCATGGTGGATGCCGCGATTGTGATGATAGAGAACATGCATAAAGTCATTGAGCAGTGGCGGAATGAAAACCCTGGCAAGCAGCCGCAAAACAACGAGTGGTGGCAGTTAGCCGAACGGGCGGCGGTGGAGGTCGGTCCTGCGCTGTTTTGCAGCCTACTGATCATTACACTGTCGTTTGTACCGGTGTTCTCACTGGAGGCGCAAGAAGGCCGCATGTTTTCACCGCTGGCTTTTACCAAAACCTATGCCATGGCCGTTGCCGCCGGATTAGGGATTACGCTGGTTCCGGTATTAATGGGATATTTCGTGCGCGGTAAGATACCGGACGAACAGGCCAATCCGATTAACCGTTGGCTCATTGCCCTGTATCACCCGGTGCTGCAAAAAGTGTTGAGCTATCCGAAGATCACGCTGCTGGTCTCCGGCCTGCTGTTGCTGCTCACGCTCTTTCCGCTCAGCCGTCTGGGAAGCGAATTTATGCCACCGCTGGATGAAGGCGATCTGCTGTATATGCCTTCTACCCTGCCCGGCATCTCCGCGCGTGAAGCGGGTCGCCTGCTGCAACAAACGGATAGGTTGATTAAAACCGTGCCCGAAGTTGAATCGGTTTTCGGTAAGGCCGGTCGGGCCGAAACGGCAACCGACCCCGCTCCGCTTACCATGCTGGAAAGTACGATTCGGCTGAAACCGCGCGACCAATGGCGTGAGGGGATGACCATGGATAAGCTGGTGGCCGAGTTGGATCGCACCGTCAGCCTGCCGGGCATCGCCAACGTGTGGGTGCCACCGATTCGCAACCGGCTGGACATGTTGGCTACCGGTATCAAAAGCCCGGTGGGCATCAAGGTCAACGGCAATAATCTGGCAGATATTGAGCGTACCGCCGAGCAAATCGAGCAGGTGGTAAAACAGGTGCCGGGCGTGACCTCTGCGCTGGCGGAGAGGCTAGCAGGCGGGCGCTATATCGATATTGATATCGACCGCCCACGCGCCGCGCGCTACGGCGTGTCTGTTGAGGAACTGCAATCGATCGTCGCGACGCTCATCGGCGGGCAGAACATCGGCGAAACCATTGAAGGTCGTCAACGTTACCCCATCAATATCCGCTACCCGCGTGAATTACGTGATTCGCTACAAAAATTGCGCGACCTCCCCATCGTGACAACAAACGGCAGCAGAGTGACGCTGGCAGAGCTGGCTGACATTCGCGTCAGCGAAGGGCCGCCCATGCTGAAAAGTGAAAACAGCCGCCTGTCGGACTGGATTTATGTCGACCTACGTGGACGCGACCTAAAATCTGCCGTTGAAGACATGCAGCAGGCCGTTGCCCAACAGGTCACACTGCCGGAAGGCGTTTCCCTGAGCTGGTCCG
Protein-coding sequences here:
- a CDS encoding copper-binding protein, coding for MRITYMALLSSLIFAVSSVTFPAWANDHQHHAMMHTTPPAATPVIYQSTGIVKQWNADSVTLSHAPIVDLKWPAMTMAFTLPSEGKIAPLPINTSVSFSFIQNDSGYILTAITPQQP
- a CDS encoding TolC family protein encodes the protein MNLSKHDATRACLAMLLWLPAAVFAADLSLEQALQAAERYSADLSANQHQINALQNMADSATQLPDPKLKFGVENLPLGGNNGSRLTREGMTMQRIGVMQTYVSSRKRDSKAQAIRVEADALQSNSESIRARLQRETAQAWLDLALSQRALADVAALVNESQRQIASQKANVAAGGETSSVLDARLTLATMQDKLADAERDTQIAHARLVQLTGMTAINVQGELPRFERLPASPEMLSSAIHQHPEMQQAQREAELAQARSAQSAVAAIPNVDVEVYYAKRGDDYDDMAGMMVTVDLPLFTSKRQDKDYAADVSRSMEARDKVLLTEREHQAQLDTLIAQYQAAQSRWQRQSNEVLPLQQQRIKLIQAQYQSGSSNLSAVLDARRALLESRIAVQDTAREMAQYWAAIRYLTPQGSPTR
- a CDS encoding efflux RND transporter periplasmic adaptor subunit: MSKTVTNKSLMFSLMTLAILSAGGVGYLVGKQQTPHSPSTAEPERAVLYWYDPMVPDKRFDKPGKSPFMDMELVPRYADEVQGDGSITVSARQQQNLGVRTAHAEIRELVDRSTGYGTVAINERGLHTLVAPSGGIVEKLTVNALQQQVKKGETLATLWNPTWAAAQREYLAVRQLGDDVLTQSARQRLALLFMPETVIRQVERSGKPQDRIAITAPEDGYVNKLEVRQGMQLSPAQPLFELASLNPVWVDVDYPETQAAQLTLGSDISATSRAWPDKTFHGKISELLPVLDSTTRTLKARVVLDNPQQQLKPGMYLTVQLSHAQAEPRLAIPQEALLVSGSQNRVLLSDGNGHFTPRNITAGASLGDWVEIIDGLKAGDSVVTSGQFLIDSEASLRNALPQFATDTSTASAAPVGYQTQGVIKAINGNQVTIEHEAVPALNWSPMTMDFTLPSSGLPQGVGIGSTVSFQFSMDDSGIHVLHFLPADDPHAGHGGHP
- a CDS encoding efflux RND transporter permease subunit, coding for MIAYMIRWSLNNRLLVLLAALFMAAWGLLSLQKTPLDALPDLSDVQVIIRVSYPGKAPQVVENQVTYPLTTTMLSVPGAKTVRGFSMFGDAYVYVLFEDGTDPYWARSRVLEYLSQVQSSLPAEAKTSLGPDATGVGWIYEYALVDRSGKYSLADLRGFQDWLLKYELKTVPDVAEVASVGGMVKQYQIVVDPERMRTQGITHQQIVSAVQAANQENGGSVLELGEAEYMVRTTGYLKTVQDFNHVVITTRNGIPVLLQDVATLREGPEMRRGIAELNGEGEVAGGIIVLRYGKNALNTLHAVKARLQEIQKSLPAGVEIVPTYDRSQLIEHAIDTLSFKLLEEFAVVAVICALFLFHFRSALVAIISLPLGILGAFIIMRYQGVNANIMSLGGIAIAIGAMVDAAIVMIENMHKVIEQWRNENPGKQPQNNEWWQLAERAAVEVGPALFCSLLIITLSFVPVFSLEAQEGRMFSPLAFTKTYAMAVAAGLGITLVPVLMGYFVRGKIPDEQANPINRWLIALYHPVLQKVLSYPKITLLVSGLLLLLTLFPLSRLGSEFMPPLDEGDLLYMPSTLPGISAREAGRLLQQTDRLIKTVPEVESVFGKAGRAETATDPAPLTMLESTIRLKPRDQWREGMTMDKLVAELDRTVSLPGIANVWVPPIRNRLDMLATGIKSPVGIKVNGNNLADIERTAEQIEQVVKQVPGVTSALAERLAGGRYIDIDIDRPRAARYGVSVEELQSIVATLIGGQNIGETIEGRQRYPINIRYPRELRDSLQKLRDLPIVTTNGSRVTLAELADIRVSEGPPMLKSENSRLSDWIYVDLRGRDLKSAVEDMQQAVAQQVTLPEGVSLSWSGQFEYLERATEKMKVVVPFTLLIIFVLLYVTFNRIKDALLIMATLPFALIGGVWLLYILGYNLSVAGAVGFIALAGVSAEFGVIMLLYLNHAVEKHRVAGQALSRQQLMDAIHEGAVLRVRPKMMTVATIMAGLLPIMWGGGSGSEIMQRIAAPMIGGMVSAPLLSMLVIPAVYLLLHKGEIGLLKR